Within Methyloterricola oryzae, the genomic segment CCGGGTGAACCGGGCCGCCTACCTGGCGCGCACGCTCAGCGGCGCGCCCACCCGCCTGGTGTTTCGTCTCGGCACCACCCTGTCCCTCGATCTGGCCGAACGGGGCTGGCTGGAGCGCTGGGTGCAGCGGCAGTCGGTCCGCCACCTGTACCCGCGCGCCTACAACTTCATCGTCAACAGCCAGGGCGTGCTGGACGACATGCTGGAATTCACCGGCATCGGTCGCGAGCATGTGCAGGTGGTGCCTAATCCGGTGGTGCCGGAGGCCCTTTTCAGCATGCCCCAGCCGCGGCCCGAGCATCCCTGGTTCGGCACGAACCAGCCTCCAGTGATCCTGGGCCTGGGCGAGCTGTGCGAGCGCAAGGACTTCGAGACCCTCGTGCGCGCCTTCGCCCGCATCCGCCGCGAGCGGCCCTGCCGCCTGCTGATCCTGGGCCGTGGCAAGCGGCGCGAGCGCCTGCTGAGCCTGGCGCAGGAACTGGGCGTCGCGGAACACGTGCAACTGCCCGGCTTCATCGCCAATCCCTACCCCTATCTCGCCCACGCGGCGCTGTTCGGATTCACCTCGCGCATGGAAGGCTCGCCCTTCGCCCTGATCGAAGCCCTGGCGGTGGGCACTCCGGTGGTGGCCACGGACTGTCCCAGCGGACCGGCGGAAATTCTCGGCAACGGGAAATACGGCGCCCTGGTGCCTGTAGGCGACTACGAGGCCTTTGCCCGGGAATGCCTGGCCATCCTGCAGCGACCGCCTTCCCGAGATTTCCTGCAAGAGGCGGCACGGCCTTACGAGGTCCGCCGCAGCGCGCTGGCTTATCTGTCCGCCATGGGCGTGGACGGTCGCCACACGGCACAGCCTCCCCAGCCATCCGATGTCCGCGCCTGAGCCCATGACGCCGCGGAGCTGGCCGGAGCGGCTCGGCGGGTTCGGACTGGGAGTACTGCTGCTGTTCTTCCAGATGAACGCCACCGTGGCCTGGGTTGGCCTGGGCTTCATCATCCTCGCCTTCCTGCTGGAAGCCCCGGCCAGTATGCGCAGGCTGGCGGGCAATCCGCTGATCCCGTTATGGTTGGCCTTGCTCGCCTACATCGCCGCCAGCACCGCTCTGGCCGCCAAGGCCTTTCCTGATACGGCCGATGAGCAATGGAAAAGCCTCAGGCTCTGGTATGGCATCCTGTTCTTCATGCCTGTGGTGGCGTGCTATATCGAACGCGGAACCATGAGCCTGCCGAAGGTGCTGCTGTTCGCGGGCGGCAGTGTGGTGCTGCGCATCGTGACCCATTTCGACGACACCAATCCCTTCGTCGGCGAGCGCGTGGGCTTCGGACTCAACCCCATCGCCACCGCGCTCTACATGGAGGTGTGCGCCCTGGGGCTGCTGGTTCTCGCGCCGCGCCTGCTCGAGGCGACCGTGGCCCCTCCGTGGCTCAGGAGCCTGACTCGAATTCTCGGCCCCATTCTGCTGCTGCTGTTCCTGGAGGCGCTGGTGCTTTCCCAGTCCCGCAGCGGCTGGGTGGCCGCCGGCCTCGTGTTTCCTCCGATCCTGCTGTTGCGCTACCGCCGCGCCCTGGCGGCTCTGAACTGGCGTTCGCCGCGGACGCTGGCGACCGTGGCGCTGTTGCTGGCGGGCCTGGGCCTGTTCGTGCGCGAAAACGCCGAGATCATCGGCCGCCGTCTGCCTGCCAATGTTGCCGGGGTGGAGCATGCCATCAAGGGCGAAAAGGCGGAGGAAGCCGACACCAGCATCGGTTTTCGTCTGCTGATGTGGCAGGTGGGCCTGGAGCGCTGGCTGGAACGGCCGCTCACCGGCTGGGGGCCCGGCTCCACGGAAATGCTGCTGACTCAGTCGAAGGTGGCCATGCTGCACCGCAAGTCCGGCAAGTCGCTGTTTAGCCACCTGCACAACACCTACCTGGAAGTGCTGCTGAAATTCGGACTCGTGGGCGCAGGCCTGTTCGGAGCCCTGGGCGCCGGTTTCCTGCTGGCGCTGTGGCGTGGTTGGCAGGCAGGCCTTCTCGCCGCAGACCTGGCCTGGCTGCTGCTCGGAATATGGGGCTTGAGCCTGGTGTGGAGCTTCTTCGAATTCCGCTTTTTTCACTACGAATGGCGAAACTACTGCATGCTGCTGGGCGCCGTGAGCTTTTCGCTCAGCTCGCGCCTGCGCCATCGGCAGCCGACTTTTTGGCGGCCGCACCCGGCGGGCCAGGATTGCGCCCGGCCGTTATAATGACGGTCCCAACACCAGACACCTGCCCATGAGCCAAGAAATCCGCGAAGCCACCAGCGGCTTCGTCATCTACCGGCGCCTGCTGCGCTACGGCCTGCCCCACTGGAAGATGTTCAGCGTGTCCGCCGTGGCGATGATCATTTATGCCGCCCTGGGGCCCATCTTCGCCAAGCTGCTGCAACCCCTGATCGATGGCAGCTTCATCCAGAACGATCCGGAAATCCTGCGCCAGGCGCCGCTGGTGTTGCTGGGCCTGTCCCTGGTGCGCGGCATCACCGGGTTTCTGGGCGACTACTGCTCCGGCTGGGTGGGACGGCGCATCGTCGCCGACCTGCGCGCCGATCTATTCGACCAGATGCTCAACCTGCCCTGCGGCTACTACGACACCGCCTCCTCCGGAGAAATGATCTCCAAGCTCATCTACAACACCGAGCAGGTGGCCAACGCCATGACCGTGGGCATCGTCAACATGCTCAAGGACGGCATCGCCATCATCGGACTCACCGGGCTGATGATCTACGAGAACGTGCAACTCTCCATGATCTTCATGCTCGTCGGCCCCATCCTGGCAGTCAGCATCCGCAAGATCAGCAAGAGCTTCCGCCGCGTCAGCGCGCGCATCCAGGACTCCATGGGCAGCGTCGGCCATGTGGCCCAGGAGGTTACCGACGCCCAGCGCATCGTCAAGGTGTTCAACGGCAAGGACTACGAGGCGGAAAAGTTCGCCACGGAAAACGAGCGCAACCGGAGGCGCCAGGTGCGCATGATTGCCACCGACGCCATGGGCGCTTCGGTGGTGCAGTTCATCTACATCTCGGGCTTCGCCGCCATTCTGTACGTGGTGTCCCAGGAGACAGTGCGCCAGACCATCACTCCCGGCAGCCTGATCGCCTTCATCGCGGCCATGGCCATGATGCAGAGCCCCATCAAGCGCTTCACCCAGGTGATGAACACCATCCAGCGCGGCGTCGCCGCCGGCGACAGCATCTTCCAGATGATCGACCTGGAGCGCGAGCGCGACACCGGCACGGTGGAGTTGCCCCGCGTGCGCGGCGACATCGAATACCGTGGTGTCAGCCTGGTTTATCACGAACGCCACGGCAAGGCCCTGGATCGCATCGACCTGACAGTGCCTGCCGGAAAAACAGTCGCCCTGGTGGGCCAATCCGGCAGCGGCAAGACCTCGCTGATCCGCCTGCTGCCCAGGCTGTACGAACCGACGGCGGGCGAGATCCGCATCGACGGGCACCCCATTCAGGACCTGAGCCTGGCCAACCTGCGCAGCCATATTGCCTACGTAGGTCAGGAAGTCACCCTGTTCAACGATACGGTGGCGCGCAACATCGCCTATGGAGCGAATGCCTCGGTGACGCCGGAGGCTATCCGCGAGGCGGCGCGCGCCGCGCATGCGCTGGGATTCATCGAGGAATTGCCGAACGGCTTCGAGACCATGGTCGGCCAGCAGGGCATCGTCCTTTCCGGCGGCCAGCGCCAGCGCATCGCCATCGCTCGGGCACTGCTGAAGAACGCCCCCATCCTGATCCTGGACGAGGCCACTTCGGCGCTGGACGCGGAATCCGAACGGCATGTGCAAGAAGCGCTGGAAGTCTTGATGCAAAACCGCACCACCCTGGTGGTTGCCCACCGCCTGTCCACCATCCAGAACGCCGACCGCATCTACGTCATGCGCGACGGCCGCATCATCGAGCAAGGCTCGCACGAGGAATTGCTGCGGGCCGGATCGGCCTATGCGGACCTGTATGCCATGCAGTTCCATCTCGGCACGCTGGAACCTTTGCCTGGCAAGGCAGACGCCTGAATTACCGGGCGCAGGAATTACGCGGGAATGTATTGCGGTTTTGCCAGTTTCGGCCTATGTTGTTGACGATTTTTGCATAGAATCGTCGGCGGCATTACGCCATCTCCCGAATGATCGGGCCGACTCCAGTCACCTAGAACGATAACAAGGAGAAGCGCTATGACAGAAATTCTCGCCGCCCTGACCGTCGCATTCGCGGGTTATGTGTTGTACGAAGTGTTCAAGACCGTTTCCCAGCCCGGCAGCGACAGCCAGTCCCATTTCCAAGCGGCGCCGCCCAAGGACACTCCAGAAGTTGCCAGCGTGCCCACGCCCGCGGAGCCGGCGATCAGCGCAAGTGCTCCGGCCTCAGCAACCAGCCCGGAACCGGCGGCAGCCGAGGAAAAGACCATCACCCTGCGCAATCCTTCCACCGGTGAAACCTGCCCCATCCCCACCAACTACCGCTTTGCCAAGAAATGGGTCAAGGAAGCCCTGGTAGCCGAGGGATTGCTGAAGAAGGTCTACAAGAACTCCGAACTGACCGAGGCCGTCAGCCCCAAGGTCAAGGAAGCCTTGGAAAAATTGAGAAACCTCGAAAAATACCACGCCTAAGGGCCAATCGCGGGGCGCGGCCGCATCGCGGCTTCCGCCCCGACTGGAGCGACAATCAAGGGAGCGACAGCGACGGTTGAGCGCTCCCCGGCAACAGTGTCTGCATCCCCTTCCGCACCCCCGGCCGCGCCAATCCTTTCGCCGACCCTGCCTGAATGACCAAGATCGCCACCTGGAACGTAAATTCCCTGCGCGTGCGCATGCCCCATGTCCAGGAGTGGCTGACGCGCGTTCAGCCAGATGTTTTGGCTCTGCAGGAAACCAAGACCGCAGACCCGGAGTTTCCCGCCGCCGCTTTCAGCGAACTGGGCTACCAAGTCAATTACAGCGGCCAGAAGACCTACAATGGCGTGGCCATCATCAGCCGCGAGCCCGCCGTGGACGTGATCACCGATCCACCCGGCCTGGACGACCCGCAGCGCCGTATCCTCGCCGCCAGCTTCGGCGATTTGCGCGTGATCGATCTCTACGTGCCCAATGGCAGCGAGGTCGGCTCCGAAAAATACGCGTACAAACTGGACTGGCTGGTCAAAATGACCGAATTCCTGCGCGGCGAATTGGCGCGCCATCCGCGCCTGATCGTGCTGGGCGATTTCAATATCGCGCCCGAGGACCGTGACGTGCACGACCCGGAAGCCTGGCGCGAGAAGATACTGTGCAGCACAGCGGAGCGACAAGCCTTTCAGGGATTTCTCGACCTGGGCCTGAGCGACGCCTTTCGCCTCTTCGAACAGGCCGAGGCCAGCTTCAGTTGGTGGGACTACCGGGCCGCGGGATTTCGCCGCAACCTGGGCCTGCGCATCGACCATATCCTGGTCAGTGCGGCCTTGCGCCCGTGTTGCAGGGCCTGCAGCATCGACAAGGAGCCGCGCAAACTGGAGCGGCCTTCGGACCACGCGCCGGTGCTGCTGGAACTGGAGCCTTGACGTCCGCTCATGCTGCGCGTACCCGAACCCGAATTGATGGACAGCGAGGAACAAGCCCTCGCCTACGCCCAGGCGGATTTCGCCGAGCCGCACGAGCGTTTCGTCACCCTGTTCCGGGAGACCTTTCCCGGTATTGACATGGCAGGGACGGTGCTGGACCTGGGCTGCGGTCCCGCCGACGTGACCGTGCGCTTCGCCAAGGGCTTTCCCCTGGCCCGCATCGACGGCGTCGATGCCGGTCCCAATATGCTGAAACTGGCCCACGACCGGGTGCGCCGCGAGGGTTTGGCAGAGCGCGTGCGGCTCACGCTGGTACGGCTGCCGATGGACAGTCCGCCTCTCGCGCAATACGGCGCCGTTATCAGCAACTCATTGTTGCACCACCTGGCCGATCCGGCAGTCCTGTGGAATGCCGTGCGCAGTCATGCCGCTCCCGGCGCACCGGTCTTCATCATGGATCTGGCCAGGCCCGCCGATGAAGCCACCCTCGACGCCCTGGTAGCGCGCTACGCCGAAGGCGAGCCGGACATCCTGCGCAACGATTTCCGCAATTCCCTGAAGGCGGCCTACCGGCCCGACGAGGTCCGTGAGCAACTGGCGCGGGCAGGACTGTCAGGGCTTTGCGTGAACGCCCTGGGCGACCGCCACCTGACGGTAAGCGGCTTCGCGCCCGGCTGACTGGAAGACCCTGCTCGGCCAACACGAAGTACGCAGCCACGGTTCAACTCCGTGCATCCACCAGCGGGCAGTCAGATTCGCTTGACCAGCCGAATGACGACGATGAGCACAATTGCCCCCGCGGTAGCGGTCACGATGCTGCCGAGCAATCCGCCACCGGCTGAAATACCGAAGTTCCGGAAAAGATAACCGCCCACCATGGCCCCGAGGACGCCAAGGATCATGTTGCCGAGTGCGCCGAAGCCCCCGGTTTTCATCATCAGGCCGGCGAGCCAGCCGGCAATCATTCCAACCAGCGCGAACCAAAGAAATTCCATCGTGACCTCCGATCGTCGTGACGCGCGAGCCACTGATGCGGCCCGCCAAGTTCCCCTTCAGGGTCGCCCGTCCTTACCCCATTGAATCAGCCAGTCGGCCCAGTTGAGTATGCTTTTCAGGCGAGGTGCGAGGATGGCGCGCGCTTCGTCATAGGGCAGCCAGCGGAACTCCTCATGCTCCGGGCGGCCCAGCTCCGGATTGACCGGCAGATAAACCTCGCCGGTCTGTGACTGCGCCAGATAATACCGGGCGATCTTGCCCATGCCATAGGGCGGCGTTTCCTGGTAGCCCTTGCCCCACAGAAACTCCAGATCGATGAGGCCGGTTTCCTCCCGCACCTCGCGAATCGCTGCCTGAAAAGGATCCTCACCTTCCTCCAGCATGCCCTTGGGGAAGTCCCAGTAGTTGAAGGCGCGAAGCAGCAGAAAGCGGGTCTGATCCGGAAATACGCGTGCTATGACGACGCCGCACGAGAGCTTATAAGCATTCGTCTTCAAGACATAAGCCTCCTT encodes:
- a CDS encoding GlsB/YeaQ/YmgE family stress response membrane protein — its product is MEFLWFALVGMIAGWLAGLMMKTGGFGALGNMILGVLGAMVGGYLFRNFGISAGGGLLGSIVTATAGAIVLIVVIRLVKRI
- a CDS encoding class I SAM-dependent methyltransferase: MLRVPEPELMDSEEQALAYAQADFAEPHERFVTLFRETFPGIDMAGTVLDLGCGPADVTVRFAKGFPLARIDGVDAGPNMLKLAHDRVRREGLAERVRLTLVRLPMDSPPLAQYGAVISNSLLHHLADPAVLWNAVRSHAAPGAPVFIMDLARPADEATLDALVARYAEGEPDILRNDFRNSLKAAYRPDEVREQLARAGLSGLCVNALGDRHLTVSGFAPG
- a CDS encoding O-antigen ligase family protein — encoded protein: MTPRSWPERLGGFGLGVLLLFFQMNATVAWVGLGFIILAFLLEAPASMRRLAGNPLIPLWLALLAYIAASTALAAKAFPDTADEQWKSLRLWYGILFFMPVVACYIERGTMSLPKVLLFAGGSVVLRIVTHFDDTNPFVGERVGFGLNPIATALYMEVCALGLLVLAPRLLEATVAPPWLRSLTRILGPILLLLFLEALVLSQSRSGWVAAGLVFPPILLLRYRRALAALNWRSPRTLATVALLLAGLGLFVRENAEIIGRRLPANVAGVEHAIKGEKAEEADTSIGFRLLMWQVGLERWLERPLTGWGPGSTEMLLTQSKVAMLHRKSGKSLFSHLHNTYLEVLLKFGLVGAGLFGALGAGFLLALWRGWQAGLLAADLAWLLLGIWGLSLVWSFFEFRFFHYEWRNYCMLLGAVSFSLSSRLRHRQPTFWRPHPAGQDCARPL
- a CDS encoding bis(5'-nucleosyl)-tetraphosphatase; protein product: MKTNAYKLSCGVVIARVFPDQTRFLLLRAFNYWDFPKGMLEEGEDPFQAAIREVREETGLIDLEFLWGKGYQETPPYGMGKIARYYLAQSQTGEVYLPVNPELGRPEHEEFRWLPYDEARAILAPRLKSILNWADWLIQWGKDGRP
- the xth gene encoding exodeoxyribonuclease III, with translation MTKIATWNVNSLRVRMPHVQEWLTRVQPDVLALQETKTADPEFPAAAFSELGYQVNYSGQKTYNGVAIISREPAVDVITDPPGLDDPQRRILAASFGDLRVIDLYVPNGSEVGSEKYAYKLDWLVKMTEFLRGELARHPRLIVLGDFNIAPEDRDVHDPEAWREKILCSTAERQAFQGFLDLGLSDAFRLFEQAEASFSWWDYRAAGFRRNLGLRIDHILVSAALRPCCRACSIDKEPRKLERPSDHAPVLLELEP
- a CDS encoding glycosyltransferase, encoding MPASKIAFFMATSGHSGVDRVVKHLVPAMAELGHSVDVLKVRNHGPELEHVPPGVRIIDLGGSHVYTSLWRLCRYLRRERPDVLLSDKDRVNRAAYLARTLSGAPTRLVFRLGTTLSLDLAERGWLERWVQRQSVRHLYPRAYNFIVNSQGVLDDMLEFTGIGREHVQVVPNPVVPEALFSMPQPRPEHPWFGTNQPPVILGLGELCERKDFETLVRAFARIRRERPCRLLILGRGKRRERLLSLAQELGVAEHVQLPGFIANPYPYLAHAALFGFTSRMEGSPFALIEALAVGTPVVATDCPSGPAEILGNGKYGALVPVGDYEAFARECLAILQRPPSRDFLQEAARPYEVRRSALAYLSAMGVDGRHTAQPPQPSDVRA
- the msbA gene encoding lipid A export permease/ATP-binding protein MsbA; translated protein: MSQEIREATSGFVIYRRLLRYGLPHWKMFSVSAVAMIIYAALGPIFAKLLQPLIDGSFIQNDPEILRQAPLVLLGLSLVRGITGFLGDYCSGWVGRRIVADLRADLFDQMLNLPCGYYDTASSGEMISKLIYNTEQVANAMTVGIVNMLKDGIAIIGLTGLMIYENVQLSMIFMLVGPILAVSIRKISKSFRRVSARIQDSMGSVGHVAQEVTDAQRIVKVFNGKDYEAEKFATENERNRRRQVRMIATDAMGASVVQFIYISGFAAILYVVSQETVRQTITPGSLIAFIAAMAMMQSPIKRFTQVMNTIQRGVAAGDSIFQMIDLERERDTGTVELPRVRGDIEYRGVSLVYHERHGKALDRIDLTVPAGKTVALVGQSGSGKTSLIRLLPRLYEPTAGEIRIDGHPIQDLSLANLRSHIAYVGQEVTLFNDTVARNIAYGANASVTPEAIREAARAAHALGFIEELPNGFETMVGQQGIVLSGGQRQRIAIARALLKNAPILILDEATSALDAESERHVQEALEVLMQNRTTLVVAHRLSTIQNADRIYVMRDGRIIEQGSHEELLRAGSAYADLYAMQFHLGTLEPLPGKADA